A DNA window from Mesoplasma coleopterae contains the following coding sequences:
- the pheT gene encoding phenylalanine--tRNA ligase subunit beta: MIITRKWLEKYLDLSNITNEQISVCLNSLGFEVEQEIDYSKLNTKLVIGHIEEVDLIEGTKLKKTKTRIGENKYATILSTSRNIEEDKFAIVALPGAKLANGLELENREILGIISEGMFCGFNEIGLPNSVLTESEQIDVYYINSIFKNMDEMVGKEISEVLNYDDYTFEVDLTLNRSDALAAKQLVKEIANYFDLQINHSEHKVKFEKTTESINIEINKKIEEVVNTVSHTFIGLKNTNTPFDSSHDVWLKHSNVKSAENKFENIANMATLISGQPFILIDAEKVNRELTLTKQIIDEKELIVLKSGKDVVNILGLKTEEKFKVTEDTNTMLVVMLNIDQIAMRKQQKNLNISNVDTQRYAKPLNPNLYDQGIEELVTILNEYKMIEDVQKIVTSVQKQNYDNVYSITLEKVKDILGIEITIEEIIGLFRTLDIDISVKKSELTFTVDKNRTDLYGKNDLCEEIARLYGYDNIIEQPLEYVSFKKTKNLDKKLKDKLSDYLVGAGFNNIKTYSLTDIESNKTWNLFKVKDPVILMSPLSSQRETFRNNLSKSMIETIIFNANNGNKSVKFFEMADIFALNGFRQSNLCFGVSGEAISDSLNQVHIKSNYAYISSVLMSILDLYRINASNITFEVNEKVIDEIHPYINAVIKHKNKKVGFIYKLNPAFESANKILPTFICEVNLNLLLEIADKVHVTNEVSKFQQSTRDISFELENNVSFDSVVKAMLKDLNYLTNYKVIDKYSDDEMNKQNISSLTVKLTFNSLDHQLTEKEINDDFERILNNLKELNIKVR, encoded by the coding sequence ATGATTATTACAAGAAAATGATTAGAAAAATATTTAGACCTTTCTAATATAACAAATGAGCAAATTTCAGTATGTCTAAACTCTTTAGGGTTTGAAGTGGAACAAGAAATTGATTATTCAAAATTAAATACAAAATTAGTTATTGGTCATATTGAAGAAGTTGATCTAATTGAAGGAACAAAATTAAAAAAAACAAAAACTCGTATTGGTGAAAACAAATATGCAACAATTTTGTCAACATCAAGAAATATTGAAGAAGATAAATTTGCAATTGTAGCTTTACCAGGTGCTAAATTGGCCAACGGACTTGAATTGGAAAATAGAGAAATTTTAGGAATTATTTCTGAAGGTATGTTCTGTGGTTTCAATGAAATTGGATTACCTAACTCGGTTCTAACTGAATCTGAACAAATTGATGTTTACTACATTAATTCAATCTTTAAAAATATGGATGAAATGGTTGGAAAAGAGATTAGTGAAGTATTGAACTATGATGACTACACATTTGAAGTAGACTTAACTTTAAATAGAAGCGACGCATTAGCTGCAAAACAGTTAGTTAAAGAAATTGCAAATTACTTTGATTTACAAATTAATCATTCAGAACACAAAGTTAAATTTGAAAAAACAACTGAATCAATTAATATTGAAATAAATAAGAAAATTGAAGAAGTAGTAAACACAGTTTCACATACTTTCATTGGTTTAAAAAACACAAATACACCTTTTGATTCATCTCATGATGTTTGATTAAAACATTCTAACGTTAAATCAGCGGAAAATAAATTTGAAAATATTGCTAATATGGCAACTTTAATTTCAGGGCAACCTTTTATTTTAATTGATGCTGAAAAAGTTAATAGAGAATTGACTTTGACAAAACAAATTATTGATGAAAAGGAATTGATTGTTTTAAAATCTGGTAAAGATGTTGTAAATATTTTAGGTTTAAAAACTGAAGAAAAATTTAAAGTCACAGAAGACACAAATACAATGTTAGTTGTTATGTTGAACATTGATCAAATCGCAATGCGTAAACAACAAAAAAACTTAAACATAAGTAATGTTGATACGCAAAGATATGCTAAGCCTTTAAATCCAAATCTTTATGATCAAGGGATTGAAGAGTTAGTTACAATCTTAAATGAATATAAAATGATTGAAGACGTACAAAAAATAGTAACAAGTGTTCAAAAGCAAAATTATGATAACGTTTATTCAATTACTTTAGAAAAAGTTAAAGATATTCTAGGTATTGAAATTACAATTGAAGAAATAATAGGTTTATTTAGAACATTAGATATTGATATATCTGTTAAGAAATCAGAATTAACATTTACTGTTGATAAAAATAGAACAGATTTATATGGTAAAAATGATCTTTGTGAAGAAATAGCTAGATTATATGGTTATGACAACATTATTGAGCAACCATTAGAATATGTAAGTTTTAAGAAAACTAAAAATTTAGATAAAAAACTTAAAGATAAATTAAGCGATTATTTAGTTGGTGCAGGATTTAATAACATTAAAACTTATTCATTAACTGATATTGAATCAAATAAAACTTGAAACCTATTCAAAGTTAAAGATCCAGTAATATTAATGAGTCCTCTATCAAGTCAACGTGAAACATTTAGAAACAATTTATCAAAATCAATGATTGAAACAATTATTTTTAATGCTAATAATGGTAATAAATCAGTTAAATTTTTTGAAATGGCGGATATATTTGCATTAAATGGATTTAGACAATCTAACTTATGTTTTGGTGTATCAGGTGAAGCAATCTCTGATTCATTAAATCAAGTACATATTAAATCAAATTATGCTTATATAAGCTCAGTATTAATGAGTATCTTAGATTTATACAGAATTAATGCTTCTAATATAACATTTGAAGTTAATGAAAAAGTAATTGATGAAATTCACCCATACATTAATGCTGTTATCAAACATAAAAATAAAAAAGTTGGATTTATTTATAAATTAAACCCAGCATTTGAATCTGCTAATAAAATTCTTCCAACATTCATTTGTGAAGTAAACTTAAACTTATTATTAGAAATAGCAGATAAAGTACATGTAACTAATGAGGTTTCAAAATTCCAACAATCAACAAGAGATATTTCTTTTGAGTTGGAAAATAATGTTTCATTTGACTCAGTTGTTAAAGCAATGTTAAAAGATTTAAATTACTTAACTAATTACAAAGTAATTGACAAATACTCTGATGATGAAATGAATAAACAAAATATTTCATCTTTAACTGTTAAATTAACATTTAATAGTTTAGACCACCAATTAACTGAAAAAGAAATTAATGATGATTTTGAAAGAATATTAAATAATTTAAAAGAGCTTAATATTAAAGTTAGATAA
- the pheS gene encoding phenylalanine--tRNA ligase subunit alpha produces the protein MIKKINKIKEQFVADLNKVKTVDDAEKLKKSLLGKESELSEILKSLKDSDAENKQAIGIASHELRTFITSTIDEFVTRVKKEELDAKLASEKIDVSLTGSLAQFGTKHPLNIVVEEITQIFTEIGFDVLNGNDVESDEYCFQKLNLPVGHPARDMQDTFYIDEETVLSTHCTHMTARVLTQMAEDKNFEGNYACVAIGNVYRRDDDDATHSHQFMQLDLLCIGKKITFANLKWVLKYMCKRLFGEEVNIRLRPSLFPFTEPSVEVDVSCFKCAGQGCSICKYSGWIEILGSGIINEQVMLLNGMDPEKNTALAFGAGIERIAMLKFGISNIRNLYENNVKFLEQFKFYGE, from the coding sequence ATGATAAAAAAAATTAATAAGATTAAAGAGCAATTCGTAGCTGATTTAAATAAAGTTAAAACAGTTGATGATGCTGAAAAATTAAAAAAATCTTTATTAGGTAAGGAATCAGAATTAAGTGAAATTTTAAAATCTTTAAAAGATTCTGATGCTGAAAATAAACAAGCAATTGGTATTGCAAGTCATGAATTAAGAACATTCATTACTTCAACTATTGATGAATTTGTAACAAGAGTCAAAAAAGAAGAACTTGATGCAAAATTAGCAAGTGAAAAAATTGACGTTTCACTAACTGGTTCATTGGCACAATTTGGTACTAAACACCCTCTTAATATTGTTGTTGAAGAAATTACTCAAATCTTTACTGAAATTGGATTTGATGTATTAAATGGGAATGATGTTGAAAGTGATGAATACTGCTTCCAAAAATTAAACTTACCAGTTGGTCACCCTGCTAGAGATATGCAAGATACTTTCTATATCGATGAAGAAACAGTTTTAAGTACTCATTGTACACACATGACTGCTAGAGTTTTAACTCAAATGGCAGAAGATAAAAACTTTGAAGGTAACTATGCTTGTGTAGCTATTGGTAATGTTTATAGAAGAGACGATGATGATGCAACTCACTCACACCAATTCATGCAGTTAGACTTATTATGTATTGGTAAAAAAATTACTTTTGCTAATTTGAAATGAGTATTAAAATACATGTGTAAAAGATTATTTGGTGAAGAAGTTAATATCAGATTAAGACCAAGTCTTTTCCCATTTACTGAACCTAGTGTAGAAGTTGATGTAAGCTGTTTTAAATGCGCTGGTCAAGGTTGTTCAATATGTAAATATTCAGGATGAATTGAAATTTTAGGATCAGGAATTATTAATGAACAAGTAATGTTGTTAAATGGAATGGATCCAGAAAAAAATACTGCTTTAGCTTTTGGAGCTGGTATTGAAAGAATAGCAATGCTTAAATTTGGAATTTCGAACATTAGAAACTTATACGAAAACAATGTTAAATTCTTAGAACAATTTAAATTTTATGGGGAGTAG